The following proteins are encoded in a genomic region of Archocentrus centrarchus isolate MPI-CPG fArcCen1 unplaced genomic scaffold, fArcCen1 scaffold_24_ctg1, whole genome shotgun sequence:
- the vgf gene encoding neurosecretory protein VGF, which yields MTRYHNPSSALILLFLLIAGSILHLSTSNPLSTFGGIDKYRTTPGLTVSEDRDRGGDESQLIQKQEEAEEEELFKNVDPKKLAAVLLEALNHSQVEQGREGEGHEGMEKEKKVEREKDKKEDANREVRTIEGADRDRDGRQELELLMAAQGKEQERGEEEEMKKAWEEEKMTEKVTSHTTSQTVQILTKKQPTSSDETGDNGQSAGPQQGSTSLDQASSEEEEQLSPEELKSLEMMMKEFPRVNTISKREGEQSYREERDYNSYNDIIPINKGSDLAMTKKKLKWQEETQKALSFPKFRGDNFMDKVDDSNYGSNAVDPQALAEQIMEDDEPEEEEDEKMLSPEEEEARAKAEQEEMRRQAAEAQQAKMEEEKLADIASDMLLQYMVKQNNGNKHYSLSLPNAAEDKRSDEEQEITEEDDIDPQTIDKLIEISSKLHLPADDVVDIISDVEKKKKDLSPEMMSRWQRPTMSSPFSSTAQISSNQNNMPIAKLPFPAVNFLKNWFQEKTSTRTEDVWSKPQLGNQNIWSKAQKPISIKQDLWFTSPKSVWTSYPFPPYNYPSYYQKKPYQDYPIYVPPAPRPKPHYFIAKPSLTFSNFLTNFVGDVYTFPPKRRYNSWVQPRQRKPPTGHQQRSHYNSYPLSLFPWTFQPMPIPKAHSLPRIYSQQKQLYYSDTAPAVTRNKDHYVAGKHQDINHDNLEKCIQQILRKRPHMID from the coding sequence ATGACTAGATACCATAACCCCTCAAGTGCTCTTATACTCCTGTTCCTTCTAATAGCGGGATCCATTCTCCATTTGTCCACCTCCAATCCTCTCAGCACCTTTGGAGGTATTGACAAATACAGAACTACTCCAGGGCTGACTGTGTCTGAAGATAGGGATAGAGGGGGTGACGAAAGCCAATTAATCCAGAAAcaagaagaagcagaggaagaagagctttttaaaaatgttgatcCCAAAAAACTAGCAGCAGTTTTACTAGAGGCTTTGAATCACTCACAAGTAGAacaagggagggagggagaggggcATGAaggaatggaaaaagaaaaaaaggtagagagagaaaaggataAAAAAGAAGATGCAAACAGAGAAGTGAGAACAATAGAGggagcagacagagacagagatgggCGACAAGAGTTAGAGCTGCTCATGGCTGCCCAGGGGAAGGAGCAGGAAAggggggaagaagaagaaatgaagaaagccTGGGAAGAAGAGAAGATGACTGAGAAGGTGACCAGTCATACCACAAGCCAGACAGTCCAAATCCTAACAAAGAAGCAGCCCACCAGCTCAGATGAAACAGGAGATAATGGGCAGAGTGCTGGTCCCCAGCAGGGATCAACCAGCCTTGATCAAGCCAGCAGTGAAGAGGAGGAACAGCTGAGCCCTGAGGAGTTAAAAAGTCTCGAGATGATGATGAAGGAATTTCCTCGTGTAAACACGATATctaagagagagggagaacaaagctacagagaggagagagattaCAACAGCTACAATGACATCATACCAATAAATAAAGGCAGTGATCTTGCTATGACTAAGAAAAAACTTAAATGGCAAGAAGAAACACAGAAAGCCCTCAGCTTCCCAAAATTCAGGGGGGACAATTTCATGGATAAAGTTGATGACAGTAATTATGGCAGTAATGCAGTAGACCCCCAAGCTCTAGCAGAACAGATTATGGAAGATGATgaaccagaggaggaggaagatgagaagATGCTGAgtccagaagaagaggaggctCGGGCCAAAGCAGAGCAGGAGGAGATGAGGAGGCAGGCAGCTGAAGCACAACAAGCcaagatggaggaggagaagctAGCTGACATTGCCTCAGATATGCTGCTGCAGTACATGGTCAAACAGAATAATGGGAACAAACACTACAGCTTGTCTCTGCCCAATGCTGCGGAGGATAAGAGATCTGATGAGGAACAGGAAATCACAGAGGAAGATGATATTGATCCTCAGACAATTGATAAGTTGATTGAGATCTCCAGCAAGCTCCACCTCCCTGCTGATGATGTGGTCGACATCATTAGTGatgtggagaagaagaagaaagacttGTCGCCTGAGATGATGTCACGCTGGCAACGACCCACTATGTCTTCACCATTTTCATCTACAGCACAGATTTCAAGCAATCAGAATAACATGCCAATCGCTAAGCTACCATTTCCAGCAGTTAATTTCCTCAAAAACTGGTTCCAGgagaaaacatcaacaagaacaGAAGATGTCTGGAGCAAACCCCAGCTGGGCAATCAAAATATCTGGTCCAAAGCTCAGAAGCCTATCTCAATCAAACAGGACCTCTGGTTCACATCACCTAAGTCTGTTTGGACCAGCTATCCTTTCCCCCCCTACAATTACCCTTCCTACTACCAGAAGAAACCATATCAAGACTACCCCATCTATGTTCCTCCTGCTCCCAGGCCCAAACCCCATTACTTCATTGCAAAGCCGTCTCTCACTTTCAGCAACTTCCTCACGAATTTTGTGGGTGATGTATACACTTTTCCTCCCAAAAGACGATACAACAGCTGGGTCCAACCTAGGCAGAGAAAACCCCCTACAGGCCACCAGCAGAGGTCTCACTACAACAGTTACCCTCTCTCCTTGTTCCCCTGGACATTTCAGCCAATGCCCATCCCCAAAGCGCATTCCCTTCCAAGAATCTATTCTCAGCAGAAGCAGCTTTATTACTCAGACACAGCACCTGCAGTGACAAGAAACAAAGATCATTATGTGGCTGGAAAGCACCAAGACATTAATCACGATAATTTGGAGAAATGCATACAGCAGATACTCAGGAAGAGGCCACACATGATAGACTaa